From the genome of Terriglobia bacterium:
GAGCAGATTGATCAGGAGGGGGCGATCCGAGACCACGAGGAGGGTCGGATTGTCTCCTTCTCCGCGCTGGTGCACGAGGTAGAGGTAGCGGAAGATCCCGAACAGGACGAACGGGATCGTGAGCCCGAGGTGGCGGGTCCCGAGCCGGCCGGCCACCTCCGGGGAGAACGCGTAGAGCGAGTACGCCAGGACCGTGGAGGCCGTGACGACGGAGATCATCTGATCGAGGAACGGCAGCGAGTACTCGCGCAGGATGGGCCGCTGCTCCGTCGCTCCCTGCAGCGTCTCGATCTCCTGCCGCCGCTTGACGAACCCCAGGAACAGCGCGAGCAGTCCGGTGCAGAGCGCGAGCCAGTGCGACATGTCGACGCGCAGCACCACCGCGCCGGCCCACGCTCGGAGCAGGAATCCCGCGGCGACCAGCATCACGTCCAGGATCACGACGCCCTTGAGCACGAGCGAGTACACGAGATTCATGAAGAGGTACGTCAGCGCCACGGCGCCGAACGGCACGCCGAGGGCAGCCGCGCCGCCGAGCCCCCCGACGGCGAGACCGAGGGCCAGGGCCGCCGCCGCCTCCACGGAGAGCGCCCCCGAGGCCACCGGACGCCGCCGCTTCGCCGGGTGGAGCCGGTCGGCCTCGCGGTCGGCGACGTCGTTGATCACGTAGGCGGCGGACGAGAGCGCGCAGAAGCAGGCGAACGCCCCGAGCGCCCGCAGCACGGAAACGGGGTCGCCGAGCTTCTGGGCGAACACCAGCGCCGCGAGGACGAAGACGTTCTTGATCCAATGCCTCGGCCGCATGACCGCGACGGCCGGCGACAAGAACGAGGCCCGGGCGGACTCGGCGATCACCGTGCTCCCCCCTCAGCGGCGGCCCATCATAACCCGGACGTCAGGCGGGATCGGCGGAGCCGGGAGCGGGCTCGGACTCCTTCTTGTCGTGAAGGGTCTTCAGCTCGACGATCTCGAACCGCTTGCGGCCGGAGGGGACGGGAATGGTCACCTGGTCCCCCTCCTTGCGGCCGAGCAGCCCCTGGGCGATCGGCGACGCGATCGAGATCAGCCCCGCCTCCGAATCGGAGACCTCCGGGATGACCAGCTCGTAGGTGACCTCGGCGTCGCGATCGAGGTCGAGCAGGACGATCGTGGACCCGAGCCCCACGCGATCCTTGGGCACCCGGTCGAGCTTCATGGTGCCCAGCTCGGACAGCCTCTCGCGAAGGGCGGTGATCCTGGCCTTCACGTACTGCTGCCGCTCCAGCGCCGCCTTGTACTCGGCGTTCTCGCTGAGGTCGCCCATGGCTACCGCCGTCTTGATCTCGCGAGGCAGCTCGACCCTGAGCTCGCGCTCGAGGGCTTTCAGCTGCTCCGCCAGGCGCTGCTGGACCTCCCGCATCCTCTCCCCCCGCCCCCCGGCTCGGCGGAATGTACAACCCTCCCCACGCTTTCGCAAAACGCGCGCCGCACGTCCGGCGGCAGCTCCCCGGCGCTCGAATGGAAAAAGGCCCGAATTGACAGCTTTTGCCGGGATCCCTAGAATGCCCCCGGCCTGGAGGCGTCCCGCGAGGTTCCCAATGGACAAAGGCAAGAAGCTGAAGCTTGTGCTCATCGGGGCCGGGATCGTCGCCTGCATGGGCTTCCTTCTCGTGGTGACGCTGAGCGGCGGAAGCGGCCTCGTCTACTATTACACGGTGAGCGAGTTCCAGGAACTGAGTGGAGCCAAGGACGGCGGGATCCGGATCAACGGGAAGGTCGAGGCCGGCTCGATCCTGCGGAGGACGACCGGCATGGACGTCCGGTTCAACGTGACGGACGGCCGCGCCGTGCTCCCGGTCGAGTACCACGGCGTGGTTCCCGCCACGTTCGTGGAGGGGGCGGACGTCGTCGTCGAGGGAGGCCTGAGGCAGGACGGTGTGTTCGAGGCGAAGAACCTCCTCGCGAAGTGCCCCTCGAAGTACGAGGCCGCCGCGAAGCGCGGCGAGAAGAACCCCCACGCCGACGCCAGGGCCGACGGGATCTAGCGGGGTCCGTGAGCCTCGGTCCGCGGCGCGGTGCCACGCGGCGGGCCGGCCGGTTGCTCTCCTCTTGTCAGTCCCGGGGATAAGACGATAACGTCGCAGGTCCCGGAGAAAGCGCGCGTGGGAGATCCCCCGATCCTCGAGGCCCGCCGGCTCACCAAGCGGTTCGGGGCCCTGACGGCTCTCGACGGCCTGGACTTCGACCTCGCCCGCGGGGAGTCGCTGGCGGTCTTCGGGCCGAACGGAGCCGGGAAGACCACCCTCACCCGGATTCTCACCTCGAGTCTCAGGATGACCTCCGGCTCCATCCTCATCGACGGCCGCGATCCGCGCGCCCACGAGATCGAGACCAAGCGGATCCTCGGCCTGATCTCGCATCAGACCTTCCTCTACGACGACCTGAGCGCCAGGGAGAACCTGATCTTCTTCGCGCGGCTCTACGGACTCGACGCCCCCGGTGAGCGCGCGGACGCGCTGCTCGACTCGGTCAGGCTCCTGGACCGGGCCGACGACCCGGCCCGGACGTTCTCCCGTGGGATGCAGCAGAGGCTGGCGCTGGCCCGCTGCCTGATCCACGACCCCCGCATCGTGTTCCTCGACGAGCCGTTCACCGGGCTCGACCCCTACGCCGCCGCCCTGCTCCGCGCGACGCTCGAGCGGCTCCGGCACGAGGGGCGGACGCTCTTCCTCGTCACGCACAACCTGGCGGAGGGGCTCGAGCTCTCGGACCGCTTCATGATCCTCGCGGGCGGGCGGATCCGCGCCCAGGGCGTTTCCCGCGGACTGGACCGGCTGGCGTTCGAGCGCTCGTACTTCGAGCACGTCGGAGGCCCGCCGCCCGGCGGGGCGAGAGCGTGAGTGCCGCTCCGGGGCGCGCCGGGCCCGGTTTCCTGCGCGGAGCCTGGGTCGTCGCCGCCAAGGATCTCAGGATCGAGTGGCGGACCCTCGAAACGCTGTCGGCGATGGTGCTGTTCTCGCTGATCGTCCTAGTGGTGTTCAACTTCGCGTTCGACCTGACGACGGTGCGGCAGGTCGGCGCCGCTCGGCTCGTGCCCGGAGTCCTGTGGGTGACCTTCGCCTTCTCCGGGATCGTGGGGTTCGCGCGCTCGTTCGCGATCGAGCGCCACCGCGACTCCCTCTCCGCGCTGGTCCTCGCTCCCGTCGACCGCTCGGTGCTCTTCGCCGGCAAGACGCTGGCGAACCTGGCCACGGTGGCCGCGCTCGAGGCCGTCGTCCTGCCGCTGTCGGCGGTGTTCTTCGACTACGACCTTCTCTCCCTCCTCGGGCCGCTGGTCCTCGTGGTGCTGCTCCACACGCTCGGGCTGTGCGAGCTCGGCACCCTCTTCGCCGCCATCGCCGCCCGGGTCGGGCGCGGAGAGGCGCTCCTGGCGACCCTGTTGTTCCCGGTCGCCTCGCCGCTGTTCATCGCGGCGGTCAAGTGCACGGCGGCGGTCCTGGACGGGAAGCCCCTGGCGTCGGTCTCCCACTGGATGCTGGTGACCGCGGGGTTCGACGTGCTCTACTTCCTGGTCGCGATCCTGACCTTCGAGTTCATCCTCGAGGACTGACGGAGGACCCGATGAGAGGTGCCAAGGACATCCTGACCGCCGCGCTCTTCGGCGTCATCGCGGTCCTGATGCTCGGGGCGGTCTACCTGGTGTTCGTCTACGCGCCGGAAGAGCGGGTCATGGGGCCGGTGCAGCGCATCTTCTATTTCCACGTTCCCTCGGCCATCGTGACCTTCACATCGGTCATGGTCTTGCTGGCGGCGTCGATCACCTATCTCGCCACCCGCAGGGCGTTCTGGGACAACCTGGCCCGCGCCGCGACCGAGATCGGCCTCCTGTTCTGCACGGTGGTCCTCGTCACCGGGCCGA
Proteins encoded in this window:
- a CDS encoding decaprenyl-phosphate phosphoribosyltransferase; translated protein: MRPRHWIKNVFVLAALVFAQKLGDPVSVLRALGAFACFCALSSAAYVINDVADREADRLHPAKRRRPVASGALSVEAAAALALGLAVGGLGGAAALGVPFGAVALTYLFMNLVYSLVLKGVVILDVMLVAAGFLLRAWAGAVVLRVDMSHWLALCTGLLALFLGFVKRRQEIETLQGATEQRPILREYSLPFLDQMISVVTASTVLAYSLYAFSPEVAGRLGTRHLGLTIPFVLFGIFRYLYLVHQRGEGDNPTLLVVSDRPLLINLLLWGAAVIVAVYAWR
- a CDS encoding GreA/GreB family elongation factor — encoded protein: MREVQQRLAEQLKALERELRVELPREIKTAVAMGDLSENAEYKAALERQQYVKARITALRERLSELGTMKLDRVPKDRVGLGSTIVLLDLDRDAEVTYELVIPEVSDSEAGLISIASPIAQGLLGRKEGDQVTIPVPSGRKRFEIVELKTLHDKKESEPAPGSADPA
- a CDS encoding cytochrome c maturation protein CcmE, with translation MDKGKKLKLVLIGAGIVACMGFLLVVTLSGGSGLVYYYTVSEFQELSGAKDGGIRINGKVEAGSILRRTTGMDVRFNVTDGRAVLPVEYHGVVPATFVEGADVVVEGGLRQDGVFEAKNLLAKCPSKYEAAAKRGEKNPHADARADGI
- a CDS encoding ABC transporter ATP-binding protein, translated to MGDPPILEARRLTKRFGALTALDGLDFDLARGESLAVFGPNGAGKTTLTRILTSSLRMTSGSILIDGRDPRAHEIETKRILGLISHQTFLYDDLSARENLIFFARLYGLDAPGERADALLDSVRLLDRADDPARTFSRGMQQRLALARCLIHDPRIVFLDEPFTGLDPYAAALLRATLERLRHEGRTLFLVTHNLAEGLELSDRFMILAGGRIRAQGVSRGLDRLAFERSYFEHVGGPPPGGARA
- a CDS encoding heme exporter protein CcmB yields the protein MSAAPGRAGPGFLRGAWVVAAKDLRIEWRTLETLSAMVLFSLIVLVVFNFAFDLTTVRQVGAARLVPGVLWVTFAFSGIVGFARSFAIERHRDSLSALVLAPVDRSVLFAGKTLANLATVAALEAVVLPLSAVFFDYDLLSLLGPLVLVVLLHTLGLCELGTLFAAIAARVGRGEALLATLLFPVASPLFIAAVKCTAAVLDGKPLASVSHWMLVTAGFDVLYFLVAILTFEFILED